A segment of the Streptomyces diastaticus subsp. diastaticus genome:
GCCTCCTACCGGGCGGCGCAGAGCGAGGCGAGGATCGGCGGCGACCTGTACGCCGTCCACGACAGTCCGTGGGGCCTGCGGGTCTTCATCGGGGACGTGCGGGGCAAGGGGATGGACGCCGTCAGCACCGTCGCCCTGCTGCTCGGCGCCTTCCGGGAGGCCGCCGAGGACCAGCCCACACTGGAGGCGCTCGGCGCGCGGCTGGACCGGCGCCTCGCCCACGAGGCGGCCCGGCTGGGCGAGGAACGGGAACTGGAGGGGTTCACCACGGCGGTCCTCGCCGAGTTCCCGCACGGCGGAGAGTCGGTCCGGCTGCTGAACTTCGGCCACCCGGGCCCGTACAGGGTGGCGGGGGGCCACGTACGGGCTCTCGACGCCGAGGTGCCGAACCTCCCTCTGGGGATGTCCGGCTTCGGCCAGGAGGTCTCCCCGCACCAGGAGGACTCCTTTCCGCCCGGGGCGAGCCTGCTCTTCGTCACCGACGGCGTGACGGAGGCGCGGAACCCGCAGGGCGTCTTCTTCGACCCGGCGCGGGGACTGGAGGGCATGTCGTGCTCCTCGGCGAAGGCGGCGGTCGCCGGACTCCTCACCCGGGTCGACGCCTGGACGGGCGGGGTCTCCACCGACGACCGCGCGGTCCTCGCGGTCGCCCACTGACCCCCGACCGCCTCACTTGCCCCCGCCATCCCGGATGGCCCCCTCGACCGCCGCGAGCCGGTCGGCGAGCAGCCCGAGGGCGGCGACGGCCCGGCCGAACTGGTCACCGTCCCCGCCGCCGACGGCCTGGTGGCGTACGTGGGCGGCACAGACCTGCTCCCAGCGCGCGGCCTGCTCCTCGGTCAGCCGGCCGCGCAACTGGGCGAGTCTGAGCAGATTGGCCTCGGCGCCGCCGGTGAGGGTCTGGGCCTCGGCCCGGTAGTGGTCGTCGATGAGCGCGGCGAGTTCGGCCTCGTCCATGACGGGCGAGACGCGCTCGGCGATCCGGTTCATGTTGCGGTACGAGCCCTGGAGGCGGAACGGCGGTTCGGTGCGGGTCTCGTCCGCCTGGGCGGCGGAGGCGATGTACGCGGCGTTGACCGCGAGGACCGTCTCGCGGGCGGTGAGCAGGTGGCGCAGGACGGCGGTGGCGCGCTCGCGCTCGGCGGGCGGGCAGGGCGTCGCGAGCGCGTCCGGGCGGGCCGAGGCGTCGCCCCGGGCGAAGCGGAGGAAGAGGTCCAGGTCGGCGCGGTCGCGGCCGGCCAGCGGGGCGAGGTCGGGGTGGGAGGTGAGGGCGTTCTCCACGAAGCTCTGCGCGAAGGCGTCCTCCTTGCCGGTGAGGACGTCGCCGAGGTTCCAGACGTCGGCCCGGTTGGCGAGCATGTCGGGGACGCGGAAGAGGCGCCCCGACTCGGTGTACGGGTTGCCGGTCATGCAGATGGCGAACCGCTTGCCGCGCAGGTCGTAGCTGCGGGCGCGGCCGTTCTGGACACCGTCCACGCGGCGCTGGGCGTCGCAGAGCGGGATGAACTTCTGGAGGAGTTCGGGCGAGAGGTGCTGGATGTCGTCGATGTGCAGCAGGGTGTTGCCGCCCGCCGCCAGCGCAAAGTTGATCTTCTCGATCTCCTGGCGGGCGGTGGCGTCGGGGGCCTCGGCCGGGTCGAGTGAGGTGACGCGGTGGCCGATGGCCGGCCCGTCGACACGGACCCGGAGCAGGCCGAGCCGGTCGGCGACGTATTCCATGAGGGTCGTCTTGCCGTAGCCGGGCGGGGAGAGCAGGAGCAGCAGGCCGCTGTGGTCGGTGCGGCGGGCGGCTCCGGCGGCGCCGAGCTGTTTGGCGAGGTTGTCGCCGATGAGGGGCAGGTAGACCTCGTCGATGAGGCGGTTGCGGACGAAGGAGGTGAGCACGCCGGTGCGGTGCTGGTCGAGGCGGAGCCGGTCGCGTTCGGCGGCGACGAGGGCGGCACGGCGGGCCTGGTAGGCACGGAAGCCGGGCAGGGTGCGGGTGGTGAAGTGCCGGGTGCGTGCGAGGAAGGTGTCGAGGCGCAGGGCGAGGGTGCGGCGGTGGATGCGCGGGTGGTCGCCGAGGAGTTCGCCGGCGGTGGCGGTGAGCGGCGCGTCCAGCTCGTACCGGACGAGGTCGGGGCAGAGTTCGATGGCGGCGGCCTCGGCGAGGTCGCCGGGTTCGGTGGTGTCGCCGCTGGCGGTGGTGGCGGCGGTGAGCCAGGCGGTGACGAGCTGGTGGGCGGCGGGCAGCGAGCCGGGGCCGAGGGCGGCGAGGTCCTCGTCGTAGGCGGGGCCGGCGGTGCGGCGGAACTTCTCCAGCAGGGCACGGGCGGCGCCGCCCGCGGCGAACCCCTCGCGCGCCTCGGCCAGTTCCTCGAAGAGGTAGGCGGCGGCCAGGCCGGTGTCGACGCCGTCGGTGCCGGGCGCACCGCTCGTGGCGAGGGCGTCGGCGAGTTCGGCGCGCAGCTCCTCCTCGGCGCCGGTCGGGCCGAACGCGGCGCGGGCGCGGGCCAGGGAACGGGCGCGGCGGGTGAGGCCGGACCGGGCGGCGGGCTCGGTGTGGTGGGCCCAGAAGAGCTGGGCGGCGGCGCGTTCGGCGGCGGGGAAGCGGAGCAGGCCGGCCCCTTGGTGGAGCGGCAGCAGGGCGCCGAGGATCTGTACGGTGTCGTGGTCGTGGACGCCGCGTTCGTACCCTTCCTCGGGCGCGGCCTCGGCGGCGGCGCGGACCAGTGCGGGCAGGTCGGCGGTGGCGAGGGCGTCGGCGCCGTGGGCGGTCAGCAGCCGGGCGGCGAGATGTTCGGCGCGGTAGACCTCGGCGGACTCCGAGGGGAGGGTCTGCTCCCAGTAGGGGCGGGTGGCGGCGAAGCCGGGGTCGGTGACGGGGCTGCGGTAGTCGGTGCCGCTGAGGGCGAAGGCGAGAGTGTCGCCGTCCGGGACGAGGGTGAGTTCCGCGGGGCGGGGGGTGACGGCGAAGCGGTGGCGTCCCAGGCGTACGGTGCGGCCGCCGTCGGCGTAGAGGTCGGCGCGGTCGCGCAGGGCACGGGCGGCCTCCTGGCGGGCGGCCTTGAGCCGGCCGGCGATTTCCTCCGCGCGGACCGGGTCGTCCGCCTCGCGCAGCGCCTCGATGGTGCGGGTGACCTTGGCCGCCATCGGGTCGGTGGCGAGGAAGGCGGTGACCGCTTCCTGGTCGTGGAGGGCGGCCAGGCGCCGGGTGAGGGAGGCGAGGACCCGGTCGGCGGAGTCGGCGAGCCGCTGGGCGTGGCGGGCGCGGGCGTCGGCGAGGGTCTGGCCGCGGGTGGTGAACGCCTCGTGGATCTCCTCGCGGCGCGTGGCGAGGGCGTCGAGGAAGGTGTCCTGTTCGGCGAAGCGGCTCTCCAGGTCCTCGACGCGCAGCAGCAGTCCGGCGAGTTGTCCGGCGCAGCTCTCGGGGGTGTCGGCGGCGGCCAGCGCCGCGGTGGTGGCCTGGGCGAGCAGGGCGAGTTCGGCGCCGAACTCGGCGCGGCCCTCGGTCTCGGCCAGCGCGCGGCGGCGGGCCGCGAGGGTGGCGCGGGCGCGGTTGACGGCGCCGAGGACCTCGGCGACGGACTCCAGGACGCCGGTGCGGACGGTGGCGTCGGAGATGTCGATGCCCGCGACGACCTCGGAGACGGTGGTGAGCCGCTCGGTGTGCTCGTCCAGGGCGCGGGCCAGCGGCGCGGCCTCCGCGGCGGTGGCCAGGGCCTCGGCCTCCTCGGTGAGGCGGGCCGCGTCCTGGTGGTGGGCGGCGAAGGCGTCGGGGCGGGCGAGGTGGCTGACGGCGCGGCGGGCGGCCGCCGCCGTCTCCTCGCCGAGATCGGCGGCGAGCCGGTCGGCGCGCTCGGGGTCGGCGTACCGCAGGTCCTTGGTGGCGAGGATGCGGCCGTGGGCGCGGCGCAGCGCGGTGAGGGAGGCGACCCAGCCGTCGGCGGACTTCGGCGCCTCGCCCCGGACGCGTCGGACCAGGGCGGTGGCCTCCTCGGCGGCTTCGTCGAGGGCCTGCGCGGCCTGTCGGGTGAGGTCGGTGACGTGCTGGAACTCGTCGATGATCTGCCCGGCGGTCTCCCTCACGCGCGCCAGCGGCTCGTGCAGCGCGCCGAGTTCGGGGTCGCCGAGCCAGGGGTGCCGGTCGAGGACGGCGGCGCAGTCGTCGCGCAGCGCGCGGTAGACGGCGGTGGTGGGCGCGGTGGCGCCGCGCGCCGTCCGGGCCAGCGAGAGGCAGGCGCCGAGGGCCCGTACGAGGTCGGGGTTGCCGACCCGGGCGAGCGGCCCGTTCCCCCCGTAGGCGTCGGCCCGGGTGTCGGCGACGTAGGGGGTGCGCCAGAGCTGGACGGGGTGGACGCGGGTGGGTTCGCCGCCGTCGTCGGCGCGGAGCACGGCGAGGGTGCCGTCCTCGTGCCGGGCCCAGCCGGTGCAGCGCAGCGGGGCGGCCAGTTCCTTGCGGAGCATGTTGTAGGAGAGCAGCAGCCCGGGGGCGAGGCCGTGGGCGTGGTACGCGTACAGCACGTCCTCGCCGAGCGGGGAGCGCAGTTCCCGGTCGAACTCCAGGGCGGTGGCGGGCCGGTCCTCGAAGCTCTTGCCGGTGCCGTCGGCGAGGAGGACGCCGCCGGGGTGGACGACTCCCTGGTCGTCGGGGAGGCGGCGGAAGGCCCCGTCGGGGGCGTCGAGCCGGTGCACGGCGCCGGTCGGGGTGTGGACGACGAGGTGGCGCCACTCCTCCTCCTTGTACGGGCGCACCCGCAGCAGGACGAGGGGGCCGACGCGGGCGTGGGCGAGGTCGGCGTCGGCCAGCGACTGGAGGGGCTCGGCGACCGGCTCCTGGTGGGCGGGGGCCGGGTCGTCCCCGGTGGTGACGGTGAGGTGGCCGCCGACGGTGGAGACGCCGACGCCCTCGGCGACGGCGACGTGCGGGCGGCGGCCGAGGACGTGGTCGTCGCGGGTGGCCTCGGTCCATGCGACGCCCGGCGCCCCTCCGGGGGCGGGTGCCCGGGCGTCGCGCTCGCCTCGGGCGTCGAGGAAGGCGACGGAGCCGTCGGCGGCGACCGACCAGCGCAGCACTCGCAGGTCCGCGACGCGCTCGCCGGTCCGGAAGACGGCGAGCAGTTTCTGCCCGGCCCGCCGCAGGCGCAGCAGCCGGGCCCGGCGGTAGTAGCGGTGCAGCGCCGCGAACTCGGTGCGGAACGCCGGGTCGTCGAGCAGTCCCGGCACCGCGTCCTCGGGCAGTGGCGAGCCGTCGCGGGCGTGCAGCGAGAACACGTCGCCCACCGCCGGGCCGCCGCCGGCCGTCACGGTGTCGGGCAGGTCCCGTACGCCGAACAGCAGGGCGTCGCCGAGCGCGGCGAGGTCGGCGGCGCGGGCCGGGTGGGCGGTGCGCAGGGTGAGGGTGCCGGTGGCGGCCGGGGCCGTCGACCCGAACGCCTCGGTACGCCGGGCGTCCAGCGCCTCGGCCCTGAGGGCCAGTTCGCCCGCCTGGGCGGCGAGCCGGTCCCGCAGCACGTCGTAGGCGGCACCGTCGAGCCCGGGCCCGGCGGCGGTGCCGTCGGCCGGGTCGGCTGCCGGGTCGCGGGGCTGCGGTGCGGTGGGCGAGGTGGTCATCTGCTGGGAACTCCTTGGGCTGTGCCCGGCGGGCGGGTCCTGCGTCCCTGGCGGGGCTGTCGCGGTGGTCTGCGTGGCCGCCCGCCGGGTCCGGCCCTGACGCCGGGCGGGGCGTTGTCGGACGGGCGCCGGGCCGGCAGGGCCCTTCTCCGGCGCCCGGACCGTCGGGTGGGTACCGGTCGATCGGCGGGCCGGGGCTCGTGGCCTGCGGGACGCACGACGACGGCCCCCGGAGGGGAGCCGACCGGGTGGTCGGCCACCCGGTCGGCTCCCCCTTCTCCCCCGTTTCCCCCGTCCCCCCGTGGGTCGGAGGCCGGTCCGGGCCGTAGCTGCCGCCCCCTGTGCCGGCAGCTACGCCCCCGGACCGGCGCTCCGGTCGGGTGCGGGGCTCCCCCTGGGCCCCGCGGGCCGGCGTCCGGCTCCGGACCGACCCCCCGGTGGTCGGCCGGGCGGGGGTCCGGCGGTGCCGGAGCCGTGGTCGGTGGCGGCGGGTCAGCCCGCCGTGCCGTCCTGGCCGTTGCGGGCCGCACCGGCCGGGGCGGGCGCCGCCTCGGCGGTGAGCAGCCCGGCCTCGCGGGCCCGGTCGAGGAGTTCGCCGGCCCGGTCGGCCGGCAGGCCCTCCTTGGCGAGGCGGCCCAGCAGCGCCGAGGCGCTGAGGTCGCGCAGGCCGCCGCTGGTGACCGAGGACAGCACGCCGGTCAGGTCGCCGGTGAAGGAGCTGGTGCCGTCGAGCCAGTCGGCGCCGAGCCGCTGGGCGGTGGCGGAGTTGCCGACGAAGGCGTCCAGGCCCTTGCCGAAGGAGACCGCGCCGACGATCCGGTCGAAGAAGGCCGACTCGCCGCCGACGATGTTGATGTCGGCGCTCTCCAGGCCGGTGGCGAGCACGGTGGCCTGCGCCTCGGCGACCTCCTTCTGAGCCTGGAGCCCGGCGAGCCGGATCTCCTTCTCGGCGGCGAGCCGCAGCCGGTACTCCTCGTGGCCCCGCGAGGCCTCGTCCAGGGCTGCCATGGCGGCGGCCTTCTCCGTCAGTCCGGCGGCCTCCGCCTTCAGCTTCTCGCCGACGGCGGCGGCGTCCGCGCCGGCCTGGGCCGTGGTGCCCTCGGCGCGGGCCAGAGCCTTGGCTCGCTCGCCCTCGGCCTCGGCGCGCAGCCGCGCTTCGGTCGCCTGGGCCTCGGCGAGGCCGGTCTTCTCCACCGCGCCGGCCTCCTTCTCCTGGACCTGGACGCGGGCCAGGCCCTCGGCGGCCTGCTCGGCCTGGATGCCCTCGGCGAGCTTCATCTTGGCCTGCGCGTCGAGCCCGGCGGCCTTGACCCGGGCCTCGGCGAGGGTCAGCTCCTCGTTGGCCCGGTGCACGGCGGCCTGTTCGGCGGCCTCGGCGGCCTTGATGTCCTTCACCAGCTGCTCCTGGGCGATAGCCTCGGCGGCGATGACCAGGGCCTGCCGGTCGCGCTCGGCCTCCTCGACGGCGCGCAGCCGCTTGATGGACTCCTCCTGCTCGGCGACGGTCCGGTCGACGGCGACGCGTTCGCGGATGACCTCGGCGATGTCGCGGCGCTCTGCCTCGACCTCCTTGTCGGCGGCGATCCGGGTCAGTTCGGTCTCCCGGTCGCGGGCGATGACCTCCAGCAGACGGTCCTTCTCGATCCGCTCGGACTCCACCGCGATGACGCGCTCGCGGTTCTTCTGGGCCACGGCGATCTCGCGGGCCTGGTTCTCGCGCTGCACGCCGAGGTTCTCCTCGGTGTGCAGGAAGGCGGTCTGGGCACGCAGCCGCTCCTCCTCGGTGACCCGGGCGATCTCGGCCTCCTCGCGGGCCCGCAGGGTCTCGATCTCGCGGCGCTGCTTGATCTCGGCGTCCGAGCGGCGCCGTTCCAGTTCCAGGATGGCCTCGCGGGCGTCGACGTCCTGGCGGGTGATCTCCTTCTCCTCGTGCCGCTGGAACTCGTTGGTGCGGACGTGCTCGGCGGCGGTCAGTTCGGTGATCTTGCGGATGCCCTGGGCGTCGAGGATGTTCTGCGCGTCGAGCTGGGCGAGCGGCGTCTGCTCGACGTAGTCGATCGCCGCGTCCTCCAGGCTGTAGCCGTTGAGGTCGGTGCCGATGACGGCGATGATGCGGTCGCGGAACTCCTCGCGCTGGGTGTAGAGGTCGGTGAAGTCGAGCTGCTTGCCGACGGTCTTGAGGGCCTCGGAGAACTTCGCGTTGAAGAACTCCTGGAGCGCCCCGGCGTCGCTGGCCCGGGCGGTCCCGATGGACTGGGCCACCCGGATGACGTCCTCGACGGTCTTGTTGACGCGCAGGAAGAACTGGATGCGGATGTCCGCGCGGATGTTGTCGCGGCAGATCAGCCCCTCCCGGCCGGTGCGGGAGATCTCCAGGGTCTTCACCGAGATGTCGAGCGTCTCGGCCTTGTGCAGCACGGGCAGGACTACCTGCCCGGTGAAGGTCACGTCGACCGAGCGGACCTTGGAGACGATCAGCGCCTTGCCCTGTTCGACCTTGCGGAACAGGCGGGTCACGGTCAGCAGCAGGGCGATCAGGATCAGCAGGACGACGACGCCTGCGGCGCCGACCCCCCAGGTGATGGCATTCACGAGCGGCCTCACGGGGTCATGGGGACGTGCGTCGGCACGTCCGGGCGGGTACGGGTGGCCGTGCCCGCCGGATGGGCGGTGTGCGGTGCCGGGTCCGGCCCGGCGCGGGGCGGGGCGTCCGGCGAAGTCCTGTGCGTGTCCACGGTGTCCGGTACGGGTTCCGGACGTGCCGGGCGCCGTGGGCGGCGGACAGGGCTTCAGGTGCGCCCCGGGCCCGCGGGGACGCGGCGGTCCACCGGCGCCGCCGCCGGAGCGGGGGCCGGGTCGCGTACGCGGGGCCCGGATCAGGTGACGCGGGTGGTGCTGCGGTGCTGTCGTACGGGCGGTGTCGGTCGGTCAGGGGCGGATGCGCGGGTCGAGTGCGGCGTCGAAGGGCGCCACCCAGAAGAACTCTCCGGCCACGTCGTAGGCGTAGAGGAGTCCGGTCCGGCCCGAGCTGAGGGCCGGGTCGGGGTCGCTGGCGCGGACCTGGACGATGGCCGTGGAGCCGTCCTCGGCGACCACCTCGGCCTGTCCGAACCTGCCGTCCACCCGCCCGGTGCGGATGGTGCAGGTGGAGCCGACGAAGTCGAGCCGGGACGGCCCGGGTTCGTCGGGGAAGAGTGCCCGCAGGGGCCGCAGCAGCAGCCTGGTCAGCCCCCAGGCCGCCAGCAGGGCGGCCACGAGGACGAGGAGGACCAGCACGGCGTGGGACATGCCCGCCGTGTCGGTGCGTCCCACCAGGACCCCGCCGGTGAGGCTGGCGAGCCAGCCGGTGGTGACGTAGACGGAGACCGCCACGGTCACCGGGACCCCGCCCAGACCGACCGGGCCGAGATCGGCGTCGGCGTCGAAGCCGTCGGCGTCGGTGACGCCGATCAGCACGAGGACCCAGAAGACCAGGACGACGGCGAGGGCGGCGGTGAGGACCACGGTGGGGAAACGGCTGATCGTGTCGATGAACTCGCTCATGCCGTCTCCCCCTCCGTGCCCGCGGCGGTGCGCCTCGCACCCCGCTCCCCCCGGTGGACGTCCGCCACGGGACCTCACGGTCCCGGGCGGGACGTCCCGGCGGCACCGCGGAGGTTTCCGCGGTGCGGCACCGGGACGCTCTCCCCGTTTCCACCGAGAGCATCCTGACAGGCCGTCCGGCACACCCGCATTGCCGTGTTCCGGCAATCTTGATGCATCCTTAATGCCGGATGCGGCCACCCCGGGGGCTCCCGCGAGGTCGCATCCATGGCGTTAAGAAGGCGCTAACAACCCGCCAAGAAGGAGAGGGAACCCTTGACGACCGAGCAGCAGGTGGAGGACTGGGTGTCCGGGTATGACCGGATACTCGCGGAGGTGGGCGAGACCGGGCGGCGGCTCACCCGGGAGGAGATACACGACCGCAGGACGCTCGGTGAGCGGGCCGCCGATGCCGGGATACCGCTGCGCACCCTCGTCGGCCGCCATCTCGCCGTGACCAGGGAACACTGGCCGGCCTCCGCCAGTACCCCGGCGGCGGTGGACGGGGTGCTGGCGGCGGTGGAGCAGTCCGTGGACGCCTTCGCCTCGGGGTACGAGCGGGCGCAGCGGATGGCGGTGCGCCAGGAGGAGGCGGCCCGCCGCGAGTTCATCGACGACCTGCTGTACGGGCGCAGCGACCTCGGGCGGATCGCGGAGCGGGCGGAACGGTTCGGGCTGCTGCTGTCGCACGCCCACGCGGTGGCGGTCGCGGTGGGCCCGGAACCGTACGACGAGACGGACCCGGTGCCGCAGCTGGTGGAGCGGGCGCTGACCGGCCGGTTCGGGGAGCGGTCGATCCTGGTGACCACCAAGGACGGGCGGCTGATCTGCGTCGCCCCCGCCGACCAGGACGAGGTGCTGCTGTACTTCGCCAAGCAGGCGCACGCGGCCACCGACGGCGGCCAGGTCGCGGTGGGCCGCCCGCACCCGGGGGCGGGCGGGGTGGTGCAGTCCTACGAGGAGGCGCTGAACGCGCTGGACCTGGCGGAGCGGCTGGGACTGGACGAGCCGGTGGTGCGCTCGGCGGACCTGCTGGTCTACCCGGTGCTGACCCGGGACCGGCAGGCCATCGCCGACCTGGTGACCAGCGTGCTGGGGCCGCTGACCCAGGCGCGGGGCGGTGCGGAACCGCTGCTGGACACGCTGATCGCCTACTTCGACGCCGGCTGCGTGGCGGCCCAGGCCGCCCGGGACCTCAGTCTGAGCGTGCGCGCGCTGACCTACCGCCTCGCCCGCATCCACCGTATGACGGGCCACAACCCCGCGGACCCCCTGCATCGTTACACCCTTCAGACAGCCGTGCTCGGGGCCCGCCTGGCAGGCTGGCCCGGGGCCCCGCTGTAAGGGGCCGCTCCGCCGTGCTGGAGGGTGGAGCCCCCGGCCATGACCACCCGGGGAGTTCACGACGGACGCACACGGGGGTGCGCGAGGGATGACGGCGTACGACGGTTCCGCCGCGCCGGGCGGCGCGAAGGCGGCGAAGACGGCGCGGAGGCGGCGGCCGGGGAGGTTCGGCGCGGCGGTGTCGGTGCTGCTGGCCGCGGTGCTGCTCTTCCCCGGGCTGGTGCCCAACGCGCGGTTCCGCGCGGGGAGTCTGGTGGAGACCTTCCTGCCGTGGCTCGGTGTCCTCGCCGCGCTGCTGCTGGTCGTGGGGCTCGCGCGGCGCTCGCCGCTCGCGGTCGGCGCGGCGCTGCTGCCGGTCGCCGCGTGGCTGCTGCTCTTCGCCCCGGCGGCGACGGGCGGGGCCTCCGGTGACGGCGCGCGGCTGTCGGTGGTGCAGCACAACGTGAGCGACGAGAACCCCGACCCGGTCGGCACCGCGCGGGCGCTGGCCGCGCCGGCTCCGGACCTGATCGCGGTGGAGGAGCTGACCGAGGAGGCGGCGCCGTCCTACCGCCGGGCGCTGCGCGAGGCGTACCCGCACCACGTGGCGTACGGGACGGTCGCCCTCTGGTCGCGGCACCCGCTGCTCTCCGACGAACCGGTGGACCTGCGCCCCTCCGGGGTGGGCGACCAGTGGCGGCGCGGGCTGCGCACGGTGGTGCGCACGCCCCACGGGGACATCGCGGTGTACGTGGTGCACCTGCCGTCGCTGCGGATCACCGCCGAGGGGATGCGCACCCAGCGCCGCGACGAGAGCGCGCGGCTGCTCGGCCGGCGGCTGGAGCGGGAGCGGGCCGGGCGGGTGCTCGTCGTCGGGGACCTCAACGGAACCCTCGACGACCGCGGCCTCGCACCCGTCACCCGGCGGCTGGGGCGCCCGCAGGGGCATTTCGCCTTCAGCTGGCCGGAACGGTTCCCGGTGGCCCGGATCGATCACGTGCTCGGGCGGTCGGCGGCCGTCGTGGACGTGCGCACACTGCCCGCGACCGGAAGCGACCACCTGCCCGTGCTGGCCCGGGTGGACCCGCGCGGGGGCTGAGCCCGTCCCCCTCCGGGCGGGCCGGGTGGGTTCCCGGCCGGGCTGGTCCCCGGTTCGGCCGCCGGTGCCGGTACCGGTCACGAACGCTCTCCTCGCCCCCTGGCCCGGCTGAGGGCGCGGCCCCGGACATGGGGACTTCGGCCCGGCACGTCGGGGCCTGCTCGGCACGGAACCACCCGGTCCCGGCTGAAGGGGCGCTCGGTGTCCGTCGGGCCCGCCGGTGGCACCCGCCCCGGACGCGGGCGGGTGCGGTACGAAGGGAGGGTGACTTCGTACTCGGTGGGTTCCGGTTCCTTCGTCGAGGAGATCGGACGGCGGCCCGTGGTGGTGGACGGGGGGCTGTCCGAGCAGTTGGCGGCGCGGGGGCACGACCTGTCCGACGCCCTGTGGTCGGCTCGGCTGCTCGCGGACGCGCCCGGGGAGGTGGTGGCGGCGCACCGGGCGTACTACGCGGCGGGGGCCGAGGTGGCGATCACCGCGAGCTATCAGGCGACCTTCGAGGGCTTCGCACGGCGCGGCACCGGACGCGCGGCCACCGTCCGCCTGCTCACCGCCAGTGTCGAGCTGGCCCGGCGGGCGGCGGCCGA
Coding sequences within it:
- a CDS encoding DNA repair ATPase; this translates as MTTSPTAPQPRDPAADPADGTAAGPGLDGAAYDVLRDRLAAQAGELALRAEALDARRTEAFGSTAPAATGTLTLRTAHPARAADLAALGDALLFGVRDLPDTVTAGGGPAVGDVFSLHARDGSPLPEDAVPGLLDDPAFRTEFAALHRYYRRARLLRLRRAGQKLLAVFRTGERVADLRVLRWSVAADGSVAFLDARGERDARAPAPGGAPGVAWTEATRDDHVLGRRPHVAVAEGVGVSTVGGHLTVTTGDDPAPAHQEPVAEPLQSLADADLAHARVGPLVLLRVRPYKEEEWRHLVVHTPTGAVHRLDAPDGAFRRLPDDQGVVHPGGVLLADGTGKSFEDRPATALEFDRELRSPLGEDVLYAYHAHGLAPGLLLSYNMLRKELAAPLRCTGWARHEDGTLAVLRADDGGEPTRVHPVQLWRTPYVADTRADAYGGNGPLARVGNPDLVRALGACLSLARTARGATAPTTAVYRALRDDCAAVLDRHPWLGDPELGALHEPLARVRETAGQIIDEFQHVTDLTRQAAQALDEAAEEATALVRRVRGEAPKSADGWVASLTALRRAHGRILATKDLRYADPERADRLAADLGEETAAAARRAVSHLARPDAFAAHHQDAARLTEEAEALATAAEAAPLARALDEHTERLTTVSEVVAGIDISDATVRTGVLESVAEVLGAVNRARATLAARRRALAETEGRAEFGAELALLAQATTAALAAADTPESCAGQLAGLLLRVEDLESRFAEQDTFLDALATRREEIHEAFTTRGQTLADARARHAQRLADSADRVLASLTRRLAALHDQEAVTAFLATDPMAAKVTRTIEALREADDPVRAEEIAGRLKAARQEAARALRDRADLYADGGRTVRLGRHRFAVTPRPAELTLVPDGDTLAFALSGTDYRSPVTDPGFAATRPYWEQTLPSESAEVYRAEHLAARLLTAHGADALATADLPALVRAAAEAAPEEGYERGVHDHDTVQILGALLPLHQGAGLLRFPAAERAAAQLFWAHHTEPAARSGLTRRARSLARARAAFGPTGAEEELRAELADALATSGAPGTDGVDTGLAAAYLFEELAEAREGFAAGGAARALLEKFRRTAGPAYDEDLAALGPGSLPAAHQLVTAWLTAATTASGDTTEPGDLAEAAAIELCPDLVRYELDAPLTATAGELLGDHPRIHRRTLALRLDTFLARTRHFTTRTLPGFRAYQARRAALVAAERDRLRLDQHRTGVLTSFVRNRLIDEVYLPLIGDNLAKQLGAAGAARRTDHSGLLLLLSPPGYGKTTLMEYVADRLGLLRVRVDGPAIGHRVTSLDPAEAPDATARQEIEKINFALAAGGNTLLHIDDIQHLSPELLQKFIPLCDAQRRVDGVQNGRARSYDLRGKRFAICMTGNPYTESGRLFRVPDMLANRADVWNLGDVLTGKEDAFAQSFVENALTSHPDLAPLAGRDRADLDLFLRFARGDASARPDALATPCPPAERERATAVLRHLLTARETVLAVNAAYIASAAQADETRTEPPFRLQGSYRNMNRIAERVSPVMDEAELAALIDDHYRAEAQTLTGGAEANLLRLAQLRGRLTEEQAARWEQVCAAHVRHQAVGGGDGDQFGRAVAALGLLADRLAAVEGAIRDGGGK
- a CDS encoding PucR family transcriptional regulator, coding for MTTEQQVEDWVSGYDRILAEVGETGRRLTREEIHDRRTLGERAADAGIPLRTLVGRHLAVTREHWPASASTPAAVDGVLAAVEQSVDAFASGYERAQRMAVRQEEAARREFIDDLLYGRSDLGRIAERAERFGLLLSHAHAVAVAVGPEPYDETDPVPQLVERALTGRFGERSILVTTKDGRLICVAPADQDEVLLYFAKQAHAATDGGQVAVGRPHPGAGGVVQSYEEALNALDLAERLGLDEPVVRSADLLVYPVLTRDRQAIADLVTSVLGPLTQARGGAEPLLDTLIAYFDAGCVAAQAARDLSLSVRALTYRLARIHRMTGHNPADPLHRYTLQTAVLGARLAGWPGAPL
- a CDS encoding PP2C family protein-serine/threonine phosphatase — protein: MDRIGRRWPAYSGIVPWALLVLGIVMDVATPREVSGGPLIVLACVAAGVIMSFRATLWLVLVALATELATGVWESGTAGTQQIVDLGYVVVAGALGLDLNRLVIRYGRRISAVRTVAESVQLALLPDPPLRLAGYDIAASYRAAQSEARIGGDLYAVHDSPWGLRVFIGDVRGKGMDAVSTVALLLGAFREAAEDQPTLEALGARLDRRLAHEAARLGEERELEGFTTAVLAEFPHGGESVRLLNFGHPGPYRVAGGHVRALDAEVPNLPLGMSGFGQEVSPHQEDSFPPGASLLFVTDGVTEARNPQGVFFDPARGLEGMSCSSAKAAVAGLLTRVDAWTGGVSTDDRAVLAVAH
- a CDS encoding endonuclease/exonuclease/phosphatase family protein, whose amino-acid sequence is MTAYDGSAAPGGAKAAKTARRRRPGRFGAAVSVLLAAVLLFPGLVPNARFRAGSLVETFLPWLGVLAALLLVVGLARRSPLAVGAALLPVAAWLLLFAPAATGGASGDGARLSVVQHNVSDENPDPVGTARALAAPAPDLIAVEELTEEAAPSYRRALREAYPHHVAYGTVALWSRHPLLSDEPVDLRPSGVGDQWRRGLRTVVRTPHGDIAVYVVHLPSLRITAEGMRTQRRDESARLLGRRLERERAGRVLVVGDLNGTLDDRGLAPVTRRLGRPQGHFAFSWPERFPVARIDHVLGRSAAVVDVRTLPATGSDHLPVLARVDPRGG